In Vigna radiata var. radiata cultivar VC1973A unplaced genomic scaffold, Vradiata_ver6 scaffold_329, whole genome shotgun sequence, the genomic stretch GGGTacttttgttacaagaatttgacattGAAATTCGTGATAAAAAGGGGAGCAAAAATATAATTGCTAATCATTTGTCCCGGTTAGTCAATGAGGAAGTGACTagtaaggagaaagaaatctgggagtCATTCTCAGATGAAACTATTTTGTATATTCAACAAAGACCCTGGTTTGCTGACCTAGCCAATTTTAAAGCCGCAGGTGTTATTCCAGAAGGACTGAATTGGcaatagaaaaagaagtttttatatGATGCCAAGCAATTCATTTGGGACGATCCATATTTGTTCAAGATAGAAGCAGATAATCTGTTAAGAAGATGCGTTACTGAAGCAGAAGCATAAGATATTCtgtggcattgtcataattctccttacgggggtcattataatggagaacgcACTGCTGCGAAAATTTTACAAGgaggattttattggccaactttgtttaaagatgctcataatcatgcttgAAGCTGTGACAAATGCCAGAGAACTGGAACCATCTCAAGGAGACATGAAATGCCACTACAGggaattttggaagttgaagtctttgattgctggggtattgattttatgggaccatttcctccgtcattcaataatgaatacaTCTTGGTAATTGTTgactatgtgagtaaatgggttgaagttgtagcatgtcctaagaatgatgctaacaccgtgatcaaattcttaaaaagaaaaatattttcgcGTTTTTGAACTCCCAGGATCCTCATTAGTGATGGGGGATCCCACTTTTGCAATGCTCagctagctaaggtacttaagcattatggagtgaaacataaggtagcgacaccttatcatccacagacaaatggccaagctgaagtttctaacagggaaattaaaagaattttagaaaagactaTCACCTTTTCAAGAAGAGATTGGTCGCAGAAGTTAGACGATGCTCTCTGGGCATACAGAACagccatgaaaacttctatggggttatctccttttcagttagtctacggaaaagcatgtcatttgccagttgaaatggaacacaaagcttggtggAAACGTGGCAATCAGCTGCTAGAACTCGAAGAATTGCGGTTGCATGCATACGAGTCATTCaggacttacaaagataaggtgaagtttTATCATGTCAAGAAGCTTATGaagagaactttccatccaggaGATTTGGTTCTCTTATTCAACTCGTGGCTAAAGTTATTCCCAGGGAAGCTGAAgtcaaaatggtcgggaccttttATGGTGAAACGTGTATTCCAGAgtggagcagtggaattagaatcTTCAATCGAAGATGATCAGCAACGGAGATGGATCGTGAATGGCCAAAGACTCAAACACTATGTAGGAGGAGACGTAGAGCAACTTGCCTCAGTCATGATGTTGGTAGATCcctgaggtttgggtcaggctcgtgacgttaaacacgcgctactaggaggcaacctagaatttcttcttacacttttgcattttaaattcctNNNNNNNNNNNNNNNNNNNNNNNNNNNNNNNNNNNNNNNNNNNNNNNNNNNNNNNNNNNNNNNNNNNNNNNNNNNNNNNNNNNNNNNNNNNNNNNNNNNNNNNNNNNNNNNNNNNNNNNNNNNNNNNNNNNNNNNNNNNNNNNNNNNNNNNNNNNNNNNNNNNNNNNNNNNNNNNNNNNNNNNNNNNNNNNNNNNNNNNNNNNNNNNNNNNNNNNNNNNNNNNNNNNNNNNNNNNNNNNNNNNNNNNNNNNNNNNNNNNNNNNNNNNNNNNNNNNNNNNNNNNNNNNNNNNNNNNNNNNNNNNNNNNNNNNNNNNNNNNNNNNNNNNNNNNNNNNNNNNNNNNNNNNNNNNNNNNNNNNNNNNNNNNNNNNNNNNNNNNNNNNNNNNNNNNNNNNNNNNNNNNNNNNNNNNNNNNNNNNNNNNNNNNNNNNNNNNNNNNNNNNNNNN encodes the following:
- the LOC106755508 gene encoding uncharacterized protein LOC106755508, translated to MEHKAWWKRGNQLLELEELRLHAYESFRTYKDKVKFYHVKKLMKRTFHPGDLVLLFNSWLKLFPGKLKSKWSGPFMVKRVFQSGAVELESSIEDDQQRRWIVNGQRLKHYVGGDVEQLASVMMLVDP